One segment of Pan paniscus chromosome 20, NHGRI_mPanPan1-v2.0_pri, whole genome shotgun sequence DNA contains the following:
- the KLK4 gene encoding kallikrein-4 → MATAGNPWGWFLGYLILGVAEPWARLLSPFPALTPPRGALTAPEPLTTPLLGKPTPQEPWARLLVPIPSLTPPSGSLVSGSCSQIINGEDCSPHSQPWQAALVMENELFCSGVLVHPQWVLSAAHCFQNSYTIGLGLHSLEADQEPGSQMVEASLSVRHPEYNRPLLANDLMLIKLDESVSESDTIRSISIALQCPTAGNSCLVSGWGLLANGRMPTVLQCVNVSVVSEEVCSKLYDPLYHPSMFCAGGGQDQKDSCNGDSGGPLICNGYLQGLVSFGKAPCGQVGVPGVYTNLCKFTEWIEKTVQAS, encoded by the exons ATGGCCACAGCAGGAAATCCCTGGGGCTGGTTCCTGGGGTACCTCATCCTTGGTGTCGCAG AGCCCTGGGCCCGCCTCCTGAGCCCGTTCCCAGCCCTGACTCCGCCCCGAGGAGCCCTGACTGCTCCTGAACCTCTGACCACGCCCCTGCTCGGTAAGCCCACCCCCCAGGAACCCTGGGCCCGCCTCCTGGTCCCGATCCCATCCCTGACTCCGCCCTCAGGATCGCTCGTCTCTGGTAGCTGCAGCCAAATCATAAACGGCGAGGACTGCAGCCCGCACTCGCAGCCCTGGCAGGCGGCACTGGTCATGGAAAACGAATTGTTCTGCTCGGGCGTCCTGGTGCATCCGCAGTGGGTGCTGTCAGCCGCACACTGTTTCCAGAA CTCCTACACCATCGGGCTGGGCCTGCACAGTCTTGAGGCCGACCAAGAGCCAGGGAGCCAGATGGTGGAGGCCAGCCTCTCCGTACGGCACCCAGAGTACAACAGACCCTTGCTCGCTAACGACCTCATGCTCATCAAGTTGGACGAATCCGTGTCCGAGTCTGACACCATCCGGAGCATCAGCATTGCTTTGCAGTGCCCTACCGCGGGGAACTCTTGCCTCGTTTCTGGCTGGGGTCTGCTGGCGAACG GCAGAATGCCTACCGTGCTGCAGTGCGTGAACGTGTCGGTGGTGTCTGAGGAGGTCTGCAGTAAGCTCTATGACCCGCTGTACCACCCCAGCATGTTCTGCGCCGGCGGAGGGCAAGACCAGAAGGACTCCTGCAAC GGTGACTCTGGGGGGCCCCTGATCTGCAACGGGTACTTGCAGGGCCTTGTGTCTTTCGGAAAAGCCCCGTGTGGCCAAGTTGGCGTGCCAGGCGTCTACACCAACCTCTGCAAATTCACTGAGTGGATAGAGAAAACCGTCCAGGCCAGTTAA